A region of Nocardioides alkalitolerans DNA encodes the following proteins:
- a CDS encoding DUF2127 domain-containing protein, producing MTYAPDEPALARRLEVATVAGPAWRCLRCGAFVSGEPRGRGPAERAPVVLRGRLLRDAWILRLLAVDRFVRGALLLLLAGVLVYFDERRDVFRSYVERDLPSFKPLVDELGIDPKQGVARIVLELFEVSHQRLVWITVGIAAYGLLLLLEGVGLWGMRRWGEYVAAAATAVFLPLEVAGLLDHLSLLLLATFLVNLFLVAYLVWTKRLFGVRGGRAAWDAERRQTSLLEVEMAAGPAGG from the coding sequence GTGACGTACGCCCCCGACGAGCCCGCGCTCGCCCGGCGGCTCGAGGTCGCGACCGTGGCGGGCCCGGCCTGGCGCTGCCTGCGCTGCGGTGCCTTCGTCTCCGGCGAGCCGCGCGGCCGCGGACCCGCCGAGCGGGCGCCGGTCGTGCTGCGCGGGCGCCTGCTGCGCGACGCCTGGATCCTGCGGCTCCTCGCCGTCGACCGCTTCGTGCGGGGCGCGTTGCTGCTGCTGCTCGCGGGCGTGCTCGTCTACTTCGACGAGCGGCGGGACGTCTTCCGCAGCTACGTCGAGCGGGACCTGCCGAGCTTCAAGCCGCTGGTCGACGAGCTCGGCATCGACCCGAAGCAGGGGGTCGCACGCATCGTGCTGGAGCTCTTCGAGGTCTCCCACCAGCGGCTGGTGTGGATCACCGTCGGCATCGCCGCCTACGGGCTCCTGCTGCTGCTCGAGGGCGTCGGGCTGTGGGGGATGCGCCGCTGGGGCGAGTACGTCGCCGCGGCCGCCACCGCCGTCTTCCTTCCCCTCGAGGTCGCCGGCCTCCTCGACCACCTCAGCCTGCTGCTGCTCGCCACGTTCCTCGTCAACCTCTTCCTCGTGGCCTACCTCGTGTGGACCAAGCGGCTCTTCGGCGTGCGCGGCGGACGCGCCGCCTGGGACGCCGAGCGGCGCCAGACCTCGCTGCTCGAGGTCGAGATGGCCGCGGGTCCGGCCGGGGGCTGA
- a CDS encoding pyridoxamine 5'-phosphate oxidase family protein: protein MSSLSPTPRTTVTRGRNRLVTEREALHALLADALVAHLGIVVGDHPVVLPTAFGVDLDGPDDGGSLYLHGSVAAGWLRSVRGATVCVSFTELDGLVTARSGFHHSMNYRSAVVIGAVREVEDPDERARALDRVVDQMVPGRAATLRPPTRKELAATVVLAVPLAEASMKARTGGPVDDEADVTAGVWGGHVPVRRVLGAPVPAEDSHDEVPPDVRSLVATAGSVGFGA from the coding sequence ATGAGCTCGCTGTCCCCGACCCCGCGCACCACCGTCACCCGCGGCCGCAACCGCCTCGTCACCGAGCGCGAGGCCCTCCACGCCCTGCTCGCGGACGCGCTGGTCGCGCACCTCGGGATCGTCGTGGGCGACCACCCGGTCGTCCTGCCCACCGCGTTCGGCGTCGACCTCGACGGGCCGGACGACGGGGGCTCGCTCTACCTGCACGGCTCGGTGGCCGCCGGGTGGCTGCGGTCGGTGCGCGGAGCGACGGTGTGCGTCTCGTTCACCGAGCTCGACGGCCTGGTGACGGCGCGGTCCGGTTTCCACCACTCGATGAACTACCGCTCGGCCGTCGTCATCGGAGCCGTCCGGGAGGTCGAGGACCCGGACGAGCGCGCCCGGGCGCTCGACCGCGTCGTCGACCAGATGGTGCCGGGCCGCGCCGCGACCCTGCGTCCACCGACCCGCAAGGAGCTCGCCGCGACGGTCGTGCTCGCCGTCCCCCTCGCCGAGGCCTCGATGAAGGCCCGCACCGGCGGCCCGGTCGACGACGAGGCCGACGTGACGGCCGGGGTGTGGGGAGGCCACGTGCCCGTACGGCGCGTGCTCGGCGCCCCGGTGCCGGCAGAGGACTCCCACGACGAGGTGCCGCCGGACGTGCGGTCGTTGGTCGCCACGGCCGGGTCAGTAGGGTTCGGCGCATGA
- a CDS encoding long-chain-fatty-acid--CoA ligase, which yields MNAISTPETDTPMSASAAPAPTFVDDRLAWWAQQTPDAPAMTYRQRTWTWAQWEERVRRLAGALAAAGIGRGDVVSFLDKNHPACVELSLAAGSLGAANAIVNWRSAGDEVDYAVNDSGARILVVGAELMPTIDAIRDRLTTVERIVVVTPDGTTEDGDPDEYEAWLAASEPRGRTADVEPDDTCLVMYSSGTTGRPKGVMLTHRNMVSHTVNAHDGWEFEPGDVSLVAMPLFHVGGSSYVLFGIHDGIPSIMTREPDGASLAGAILGGANKTFLVPAVLALVLQSGPDAVKLFGALTSYTYGAAPMPPPLLRAAMEAWPATDFIQVYGLTEVAGVATHLMPDHHRDTAHPERLVSAGVALPEMEVRVVDPTGADVPTGESGEIWLRGPQVMKGYLNKPEETAKVLTADGWFRTGDVGRFDEGGFLFVHDRIKDMIISGGENIYSPEVERVLAEHPAVLECAVIGVPDDRWGETVKAVVALKPDTSATEEEIIAFCRERLAGFKCPRSVDVLPALPRNPTGKILKRDLRSPYWDGRASTIV from the coding sequence TTGAACGCCATCTCCACGCCCGAGACCGACACCCCGATGAGCGCGTCCGCCGCTCCTGCCCCGACCTTCGTCGACGACCGCCTCGCCTGGTGGGCGCAGCAGACGCCGGACGCGCCGGCGATGACCTACCGCCAGCGCACCTGGACGTGGGCGCAGTGGGAGGAGCGGGTGCGGCGCCTCGCGGGTGCCCTCGCCGCGGCGGGCATCGGTCGCGGGGACGTGGTCTCGTTCCTCGACAAGAACCACCCCGCCTGCGTCGAGCTGTCGCTGGCGGCGGGCTCGCTGGGGGCGGCCAACGCCATCGTCAACTGGCGCAGCGCGGGCGACGAGGTCGACTACGCCGTCAACGACTCGGGCGCGCGGATCCTCGTGGTCGGCGCCGAGCTGATGCCCACCATCGACGCCATCCGCGACCGGCTGACCACCGTGGAGCGCATCGTGGTGGTCACCCCCGACGGCACCACGGAGGACGGCGACCCCGACGAGTACGAGGCCTGGCTGGCCGCGAGCGAGCCCCGCGGCCGGACGGCGGACGTCGAGCCCGACGACACCTGCCTCGTCATGTACTCCTCCGGCACCACGGGCCGGCCCAAGGGCGTCATGCTGACGCACCGCAACATGGTCAGCCACACGGTCAACGCGCACGACGGCTGGGAGTTCGAGCCGGGCGACGTCTCGCTCGTGGCGATGCCGCTGTTCCACGTGGGCGGCTCGTCGTACGTGCTCTTCGGCATCCACGACGGCATCCCGTCGATCATGACGCGCGAGCCCGACGGCGCCTCGCTGGCCGGCGCCATCCTCGGGGGCGCCAACAAGACGTTCCTCGTGCCCGCCGTGCTCGCCCTGGTGCTGCAGTCCGGCCCCGACGCAGTCAAGCTGTTCGGCGCGCTGACGTCCTACACCTACGGTGCGGCCCCCATGCCGCCGCCGCTGCTGCGGGCGGCGATGGAGGCCTGGCCGGCGACCGACTTCATCCAGGTCTACGGGCTGACCGAGGTGGCCGGCGTCGCGACCCACCTCATGCCCGACCACCACCGCGACACCGCGCACCCGGAGCGCCTCGTGTCGGCCGGCGTGGCGCTGCCGGAGATGGAGGTGCGGGTCGTCGACCCGACCGGCGCCGACGTCCCGACGGGGGAGAGCGGCGAGATCTGGCTGCGGGGTCCCCAGGTCATGAAGGGTTACCTCAACAAGCCCGAGGAGACCGCGAAGGTGCTCACCGCCGACGGCTGGTTCCGGACCGGCGACGTGGGCCGCTTCGACGAGGGCGGCTTCCTCTTCGTGCACGACCGCATCAAGGACATGATCATCTCGGGCGGCGAGAACATCTACAGCCCCGAGGTGGAGCGCGTGCTGGCCGAGCACCCGGCGGTGCTCGAGTGCGCCGTCATCGGCGTGCCCGACGACCGCTGGGGCGAGACGGTGAAGGCGGTCGTGGCCCTCAAGCCCGACACGAGCGCGACCGAGGAGGAGATCATCGCGTTCTGCCGCGAGCGCCTCGCCGGCTTCAAGTGCCCGCGCTCGGTCGACGTGCTGCCCGCCCTCCCGCGCAACCCGACGGGCAAGATCCTCAAGCGGGACCTGCGCTCGCCGTACTGGGACGGGCGCGCCTCCACGATCGTGTGA
- the ndk gene encoding nucleoside-diphosphate kinase, with product MTQRTLVLLKPDAVRRGLVGEILSRFEAKGLALVALELRTIDAEQADAHYAEHVERDFYPPLRTFVTSGPLVAAVLEGDEAIEVVRALNGATDGRKAAPGTIRGDLSLSNRENLVHGSDSPESAAREIALWFPALAG from the coding sequence ATGACCCAGCGCACCCTGGTCCTCCTCAAGCCCGACGCCGTGCGACGTGGCCTGGTGGGCGAGATCCTGTCCCGCTTCGAGGCCAAGGGCCTCGCCCTCGTCGCCCTCGAGCTCCGCACGATCGACGCCGAGCAGGCCGACGCCCACTACGCCGAGCACGTCGAGCGGGACTTCTACCCGCCGCTGCGCACCTTCGTGACCAGCGGCCCGCTCGTCGCCGCCGTGCTCGAGGGCGACGAGGCGATCGAGGTCGTCCGCGCGCTCAACGGCGCGACCGACGGGCGCAAGGCCGCGCCCGGCACGATCCGCGGCGACCTGTCGCTGTCGAACCGCGAGAACCTCGTGCACGGCTCGGACAGCCCCGAGTCCGCCGCCCGCGAGATCGCCCTCTGGTTCCCGGCGCTCGCCGGCTGA
- a CDS encoding M1 family metallopeptidase — protein sequence MSQLPTADDYLPGHGDRSWSARSYELDLSYKVVGNRLAGEARIDVEVLERTDRLVLDLAHLDVAKVTVGGKAPAKFEKRRHRLVVRLREKAAVGARLALVVKYGGHPRPVVEKHHGDAGWEELSDGVIVAGQPHGAPTWFPCNDRPDDKATYRITVTTDVGYTVVSNGLLDERRRRGSSESWTYVMDVPMATYLATVQIGRYDIVEHAGPVPLFSAVPQGTGRHRTDAYDAGFGRQADMLRAFEGWFGPYPFGSYAAVVTGDDLEIPLESQSLSTFGKNFVSEEWEQVRLVAHELAHQWFGNVVTLRHWRDIWLHEGFACYSEWLWSEESGRESARWWAEHHHARLAEADQDLALIDPGPELMFDDRVYKRGALTLHALRTEVGDEAFFDLLRGWTSAHAGGSVTTEDFLAFAGERTGADVAGLLRPWLAQKKLPALPG from the coding sequence GTGAGCCAGCTCCCCACCGCCGACGACTACCTCCCGGGCCACGGCGACCGGTCGTGGTCGGCGCGCTCCTACGAGCTCGACCTCTCCTACAAGGTGGTGGGCAACCGCCTGGCGGGGGAGGCCCGCATCGACGTGGAGGTGCTCGAGCGCACCGACCGCCTCGTGCTCGACCTCGCCCACCTCGACGTCGCGAAGGTGACGGTGGGCGGCAAGGCCCCCGCCAAGTTCGAGAAGCGGCGTCACCGCCTCGTCGTGCGGCTGCGCGAGAAGGCAGCGGTCGGCGCGCGCCTGGCGCTCGTGGTCAAGTACGGCGGGCACCCGCGTCCCGTCGTCGAGAAGCACCACGGCGACGCCGGCTGGGAGGAGCTCTCCGACGGCGTGATCGTCGCGGGGCAGCCGCACGGTGCGCCCACGTGGTTCCCCTGCAACGACCGGCCCGACGACAAGGCGACCTACCGCATCACGGTCACCACCGACGTCGGCTACACCGTCGTCTCCAACGGCCTGCTCGACGAGCGCCGCCGGCGCGGGTCCAGCGAGTCGTGGACCTACGTCATGGACGTGCCCATGGCGACGTACCTCGCCACCGTGCAGATCGGGCGCTACGACATCGTCGAGCACGCGGGCCCCGTGCCCCTCTTCTCCGCGGTGCCACAGGGCACGGGCCGCCACCGCACCGACGCGTACGACGCGGGCTTCGGCCGCCAGGCCGACATGCTGCGCGCGTTCGAGGGCTGGTTCGGGCCGTACCCGTTCGGCTCCTACGCCGCCGTCGTGACGGGCGACGACCTGGAGATCCCGCTCGAGAGCCAGAGCCTGTCGACCTTCGGCAAGAACTTCGTCTCCGAGGAGTGGGAGCAGGTGCGGCTCGTGGCCCACGAGCTGGCCCACCAGTGGTTCGGCAACGTCGTCACGCTGCGCCACTGGCGCGACATCTGGCTCCACGAGGGCTTCGCCTGCTACAGCGAGTGGCTGTGGTCGGAGGAGTCGGGCCGCGAGTCCGCCCGGTGGTGGGCCGAGCACCACCACGCGAGGCTCGCGGAGGCCGACCAGGACCTGGCGCTCATCGACCCGGGTCCGGAGCTCATGTTCGACGACCGGGTCTACAAGCGCGGGGCCCTCACGCTGCACGCGCTGCGCACCGAGGTGGGTGACGAGGCGTTCTTCGACCTGCTGCGGGGCTGGACCTCCGCGCACGCCGGCGGCTCCGTCACGACCGAGGACTTCCTCGCCTTCGCCGGGGAGCGCACGGGCGCCGACGTGGCGGGATTGCTGCGCCCGTGGCTGGCGCAGAAGAAGCTGCCCGCCCTGCCGGGCTGA
- a CDS encoding amino acid adenylation domain-containing protein, which translates to MTDLLDPLRRAHLAPPERTLVDVVRATVAQAADEPAVDASDGVLTYAELEEAATGLAAELAGHGVGPGSKVGVRVTSGTTDLYVAILGVLLAGAAYVPVDADDPEERATLVFGEADVAAVVGDDLVVDVRRPGAPRALEEPTPDDDAWVIFTSGSTGKPKGVAVTHRNAAAFVDAESRMFLQAEPLGVGDRVMAGLSVAFDASCEEIWLAWRYGACLVPAPRALVRSGIDVGPWLVANRVTVVSTVPTLVALWPAEALERVRLLIMGGEACPPELAARLARPGREVWNTYGPTEATVVACGCELTGEPPVRIGLPLDGWDLAVVDPATGVPVAEGEPGELIIGGVGLARYLDPEKDAEKYAPMPTLGWERAYRSGDIVVNDRAGLLFAGRADDQVKLGGRRIELGEVDSALLALPGVQGAAAAVRRTAAGNQLLVGYVAVDPDFDPAAALDRLRSSLPAALVPRLAVVDTMPTRTSGKVDRDALPWPLPGAGDAGGASAGDLSDTESWIAELWLEVLGADVSGRDADFFDLGGGSLTAAQMVSRLRTRFPEVAVGDIYERPSVGALAAYLDGLAAPQPAERDRPVRPIPVKSQAGQVVGTLGVRAVGGLRWVAWTLIATTAAGAVAGLDWLPSAPWWVLVLLWLGLLTPPGRILLAAAQARLLLAGIEPGEHPRGGKVHLRLWLADRLADEIGATALAGAPLMTWYARLLGARIGRDVDLHSLPGVTGMLTLGKGCSVEPEVDLSGYWIDGDVVRLGPVEVGARARIGARSTLCPGSQVGAGAEVAPGSAVFGTVPAGEFWAGSPARRRRKDARGPWQDRPQRSRAWVAAYALAAVVVGLLPAAAIGVGLLVALPGLGDVDGYGALLAHLLVRTPPAVVLALLVLALLVWLVVRLCGLGVRAGVHPVRSGPALAVWTTMRVLDEARTWLYGLYASSLTPSWLRALGARIGTGVEASTVLMIPSLTQVNDHSFLADDTLIGGYELGGGWLRAERVKIGKRAFVGNSGMAAPGRKVPKASLVAVLSAAPQRKTARSGESWLGSPPAPLRRTSEEGDSTRTYAPPRRLLVFRGLVELCRVVPVVLSTMLAVTVVVALAALLDTGAPALGAVLAVVLAGPLLAVAGLLAAGIATAAKWLLVGRMGPGQHPLWSSFVWRNELADSFVETLAVPWFARTVTGTPLLNLWFRSMGARIGRGVWVDTHWLPEADLVHLDDGATVNAGTVVQTHLFHDRVLQLDQVRLRRGATLGPNSVILPAAELGRHATVGPVSLVMRGESVPDKTAWIGNPIGPWAPVSGS; encoded by the coding sequence GTGACCGACCTGCTCGACCCGCTGCGCCGCGCCCACCTCGCCCCACCGGAGCGCACCCTCGTCGACGTCGTCCGCGCGACCGTCGCCCAGGCCGCCGACGAGCCGGCGGTCGACGCGAGCGACGGCGTCCTCACCTACGCCGAGCTCGAGGAGGCCGCGACCGGCCTCGCCGCCGAGCTCGCGGGGCACGGGGTCGGTCCCGGCAGCAAGGTCGGCGTGCGGGTCACGTCGGGCACGACGGACCTGTACGTCGCGATCCTGGGCGTCCTGCTGGCCGGTGCGGCCTACGTGCCCGTCGACGCCGACGACCCCGAGGAGCGGGCGACCCTCGTCTTCGGCGAGGCCGACGTCGCCGCGGTGGTGGGGGACGACCTGGTCGTCGACGTCCGCCGGCCGGGGGCGCCCCGCGCGCTGGAGGAGCCGACGCCCGACGACGACGCCTGGGTGATCTTCACGTCGGGGTCGACCGGCAAGCCGAAGGGCGTCGCGGTCACCCACCGCAACGCGGCGGCCTTCGTGGACGCCGAGTCCCGGATGTTCCTGCAGGCGGAGCCCCTGGGTGTCGGCGACCGCGTCATGGCCGGGCTGTCGGTGGCCTTCGACGCGAGCTGCGAGGAGATCTGGCTGGCGTGGCGGTACGGCGCGTGCCTGGTCCCCGCGCCGCGGGCCCTCGTGCGCTCGGGGATCGACGTCGGGCCGTGGCTCGTCGCCAACCGGGTCACCGTCGTGTCGACGGTCCCGACGCTCGTCGCGCTCTGGCCCGCCGAGGCGCTGGAGCGCGTGCGGCTGCTCATCATGGGCGGGGAGGCCTGCCCGCCCGAGCTGGCCGCGCGCCTGGCCCGACCGGGCCGCGAGGTGTGGAACACGTACGGGCCGACCGAGGCGACGGTGGTGGCCTGCGGCTGCGAGCTGACGGGGGAGCCGCCGGTGCGCATCGGCCTGCCGCTCGACGGCTGGGACCTGGCGGTGGTCGACCCGGCCACCGGGGTGCCGGTCGCCGAGGGCGAGCCGGGCGAGCTGATCATCGGCGGGGTCGGTCTCGCCCGCTACCTCGACCCGGAGAAGGACGCCGAGAAGTACGCCCCGATGCCCACCCTGGGCTGGGAGCGGGCCTACCGCTCGGGCGACATCGTGGTCAACGACCGCGCGGGCCTGCTCTTCGCCGGCCGCGCCGACGACCAGGTCAAGCTGGGCGGGCGCCGGATCGAGCTGGGCGAGGTCGACTCCGCCCTCCTCGCCCTGCCCGGGGTGCAGGGCGCCGCGGCGGCCGTGCGTCGGACGGCGGCGGGCAACCAGCTGCTGGTGGGGTACGTCGCGGTGGACCCCGACTTCGACCCCGCCGCCGCCCTCGACCGGTTGCGCTCCTCGCTCCCGGCGGCGCTGGTGCCGCGCCTGGCGGTCGTGGACACGATGCCGACCCGCACCTCGGGCAAGGTCGACCGCGACGCCCTGCCGTGGCCGCTGCCGGGCGCCGGTGACGCCGGCGGTGCGAGCGCCGGCGACCTCAGCGACACCGAGTCCTGGATCGCGGAGCTGTGGCTGGAGGTGCTCGGCGCCGACGTCTCCGGCCGCGACGCGGACTTTTTCGACCTCGGCGGCGGGAGCCTCACCGCGGCGCAGATGGTCTCGCGGCTCCGGACCCGGTTCCCCGAGGTCGCCGTGGGCGACATCTACGAGCGGCCCAGCGTGGGCGCGCTCGCGGCGTACCTCGACGGCCTCGCCGCGCCGCAGCCCGCCGAGCGGGACCGCCCGGTGCGGCCCATCCCTGTGAAGAGCCAGGCCGGGCAGGTCGTCGGCACCCTCGGGGTGCGGGCCGTGGGCGGTCTGCGGTGGGTCGCGTGGACCCTGATCGCCACGACCGCGGCCGGTGCGGTGGCGGGCCTGGACTGGCTGCCGTCGGCCCCGTGGTGGGTGCTCGTGCTCCTGTGGCTCGGGCTGCTCACCCCGCCGGGCCGGATCCTGCTGGCCGCCGCCCAGGCCCGTCTGCTCCTCGCGGGCATCGAGCCGGGGGAGCACCCGCGGGGCGGCAAGGTGCACCTGCGGCTCTGGCTCGCCGACCGCCTGGCGGACGAGATCGGCGCGACCGCCCTGGCGGGTGCGCCGCTGATGACGTGGTACGCCCGCCTCCTCGGCGCCCGCATCGGCCGCGACGTCGACCTCCACTCCCTGCCGGGCGTGACGGGCATGCTGACGCTCGGCAAGGGCTGCTCCGTCGAGCCCGAGGTCGACCTCTCCGGCTACTGGATCGACGGCGACGTCGTGCGGCTCGGCCCGGTCGAGGTGGGGGCGCGGGCCCGGATCGGTGCCCGCAGCACGCTGTGCCCGGGGTCGCAGGTGGGCGCGGGCGCGGAGGTCGCGCCCGGCTCCGCGGTCTTCGGCACCGTCCCGGCCGGCGAGTTCTGGGCGGGGTCGCCGGCGCGGCGCCGCCGCAAGGACGCCCGCGGCCCGTGGCAGGACCGGCCGCAGCGCAGCCGGGCGTGGGTCGCGGCGTACGCCCTCGCCGCCGTCGTCGTCGGCCTCCTGCCGGCGGCCGCGATCGGCGTCGGCCTCCTCGTGGCGCTGCCGGGGCTCGGCGACGTCGACGGGTACGGCGCGCTCCTGGCCCACCTGCTCGTGCGGACCCCGCCGGCGGTCGTGCTGGCGCTCCTCGTGCTCGCGCTGCTCGTCTGGCTGGTCGTGCGGCTGTGCGGGCTCGGGGTGCGCGCCGGGGTGCACCCGGTGCGGAGCGGGCCGGCGCTCGCCGTGTGGACGACGATGCGCGTGCTCGACGAGGCGCGCACCTGGCTCTACGGGCTCTACGCGTCGTCCCTCACCCCCTCCTGGCTGCGCGCGCTGGGCGCCCGGATCGGCACCGGGGTCGAGGCCTCGACGGTGCTGATGATCCCGTCGCTGACGCAGGTCAACGACCACTCGTTCCTGGCCGACGACACCCTCATCGGCGGCTACGAGCTCGGCGGTGGGTGGTTGCGGGCCGAGCGCGTCAAGATCGGCAAGCGCGCCTTCGTCGGCAACTCCGGCATGGCCGCCCCGGGCCGCAAGGTCCCGAAGGCCTCCCTGGTCGCCGTGCTGTCCGCGGCCCCGCAGCGCAAGACGGCCCGCTCGGGGGAGTCGTGGCTCGGCAGCCCGCCCGCCCCGTTGCGCCGCACGTCGGAGGAGGGCGACAGCACCCGCACCTACGCCCCGCCCCGCCGCCTGCTCGTCTTCCGGGGGCTCGTCGAGCTCTGCCGGGTCGTGCCGGTCGTGCTGAGCACGATGCTGGCGGTGACCGTGGTCGTCGCCCTGGCCGCGCTGCTCGACACCGGCGCGCCCGCGCTCGGTGCGGTCCTCGCCGTCGTGCTCGCCGGCCCCCTCCTGGCCGTCGCGGGTCTCCTCGCCGCAGGCATCGCGACCGCCGCCAAGTGGCTGCTCGTGGGACGCATGGGCCCGGGCCAGCACCCGCTGTGGAGCTCGTTCGTGTGGCGCAACGAGCTCGCCGACTCGTTCGTCGAGACGCTCGCCGTGCCGTGGTTCGCCCGCACCGTCACGGGCACGCCGCTGCTCAACCTCTGGTTCCGCTCGATGGGCGCCCGGATCGGGCGCGGGGTGTGGGTGGACACCCACTGGCTGCCGGAGGCCGACCTGGTGCACCTCGACGACGGCGCCACGGTCAACGCGGGCACGGTGGTGCAGACCCACCTCTTCCACGACCGCGTGCTGCAGCTCGACCAGGTGCGCCTGCGCCGGGGGGCGACCCTCGGCCCCAACAGCGTCATCCTCCCGGCGGCCGAGCTCGGACGGCACGCTACGGTGGGCCCGGTGTCCCTGGTCATGCGCGGTGAGTCCGTCCCCGACAAGACAGCCTGGATCGGCAACCCCATCGGCCCGTGGGCCCCGGTGAGCGGCTCGTGA